In a genomic window of Coriobacteriia bacterium:
- a CDS encoding DUF2202 domain-containing protein — MRRSLNRTAGFIAAASLALVLTVSAVACAPTRSAVDVATSVTATTPSTAADSQLAANVGTPVPTTTPASAADSQLAADLAFMREEERLAHDVYTVLALKWGTPVFTNIAASEQQHTDTMAALLSRYGVADPAAGEAAGVYAYPALQELYNQLVAKGSTSVTAAFEVGKTIEEVDIADLDERIARNDEADVLAAFKNLRAGSENHLRAFNNQL, encoded by the coding sequence ATGCGCAGATCACTCAATCGCACTGCTGGCTTCATAGCGGCAGCCTCGCTCGCACTCGTGCTAACGGTTTCGGCAGTCGCGTGCGCTCCAACCCGCAGCGCAGTGGATGTCGCCACCTCGGTGACGGCGACCACCCCTTCGACCGCCGCCGACTCGCAACTGGCAGCGAATGTTGGCACCCCGGTGCCGACGACCACCCCTGCGAGCGCCGCCGACTCGCAACTGGCAGCGGACTTGGCCTTTATGCGCGAGGAAGAGCGGCTGGCGCATGATGTGTACACGGTACTCGCACTGAAGTGGGGCACCCCTGTATTCACCAATATCGCGGCAAGCGAGCAGCAGCACACTGACACCATGGCCGCGCTCCTCTCTCGCTACGGAGTCGCGGACCCCGCTGCGGGCGAAGCAGCCGGCGTCTACGCATATCCCGCGCTACAGGAGCTCTACAACCAACTCGTGGCCAAAGGCTCGACCTCGGTGACCGCCGCATTCGAAGTCGGCAAGACTATCGAGGAAGTCGACATCGCCGACCTCGATGAGCGGATCGCGCGTAACGACGAGGCCGATGTGTTGGCGGCCTTCAAGAACCTGCGGGCCGGCTCAGAGAACCACCTTCGCGCTTTCAACAACCAGCTCTAG